The following is a genomic window from Dryobates pubescens isolate bDryPub1 chromosome 5, bDryPub1.pri, whole genome shotgun sequence.
CAACAAAACTGCTCCTCTGAGTTACCAGCACAGCATAGAGAACATTTCCTCTACTGGTGCAGTATCTACAACTAAAAGGAAAGGAGACCAGGACAGATAGCAAGCCCATTTGTAATGCAGAAAAATAGTTCAGTGTTGCATGaattggccaaaaaaaaaaaaaaaaagcttaggaaaggcaaagaacaaagaaaagttAAGATAATGAAGTGGTGAAATGGATTAATTGATTATAAACCCTGCTATTTTAGCATTGTCTGCTTAATATTTGATCATTTCAAGGCAAGAAGATCTAATTCCTCATCCACAGATCTTGAAGCACATAATAAAGCAGCTGAATTTCTTCTATCTACTATCCTATAATGCCACAACATCTTTTTTTTGcctcaaccttttttttttccccctttttctatcccccctcccctcccccccagcttcgTTTAAAAATAAGCATTTATTTCTTAAAAAGATATAAGTACAGCAAATGTTCTTTACAACATCTAGGGAGCCAGAAGAAGGTGAAAGGgccatttcccccccctccccccccccaccttgtaTTCTGGAAATCACCTTTTTGGATCTTTGTTTTCTGATAGTTCTCTCCTGACAGCATCAAGTCATAAAAGCCTATGTGGGAAAAGGTAGAACTTTGAATAGCTGagtcctggagcactgcagattGTTACAACACTACTAATACAGAGTATGTATTTATAAATTAAGGAAGAGAAATGCAaagtggattatttttttttgttttaaacatctCACATTCATCAGAACTGAGAGAAGTTGTGAAGACAGCAAGTTAGCTCTTCACCGGGTCGTCTCCACAACAGCAAAGGGTAAATTCCCTTCACTCAATTGTTCAGTCTAAAATAAGCCTCTTAATAATGCTGCCACAAAAGGTTAATATCTAATTTCACAGACCATTATCCACTTTTGACAAACCCAATATATTCTCTGGTTTTTGCTCAGTGGAACTCAGCTTCAAGCTCTCTCTGGAGTGAATAAGGTGATGTCTTTTCAAATGTGGGGCCTGCCTGAAATTTTTACCACAAACTAGGCATGGAAATGGCTTCTGTCCAGCATGCATTAGGTAATGTCTTTCAAGCTTGGAAGGTGATTTAAAAGCTTTGTAGCAGATGCTGCATTGATAGAATTTGCTACCAATGACACTTTTTTTAGTGCCCTCAGAAAACTCATGCAAATAGGTGGAATGGCTTTGCTCCTCTTCCACCAGTTTACCACACAAGTAAGGCTGTGTGTCTCTGCTGCTCGTGTCAATAACAAAGTCCTCTGTCTTGATTTCAACTTTGATTTCAGCTGTCTGGTTTGACTCAACCAGCTCAAATTCTTGAAAGCTGGGTGGTTGTGAAGGTGTTTGAGGAGACAGAGAAGGCTTAAATTCAATGTGATCTCCCTGCTGATTGAGAAGTCTGTTCAGGTTTTCACATTCTACCCTGCGAGCAGGGCTTTTGTAGGGTCTCTTTCCGTTATGGGTGAGCTGATGTCTTTTCAAGTGAGCCGACTGTCTAAATGCCTTCCCACAAATATTGCAGCCAAAGGGCTTCTGTCCCGTGTGTGTAAGATAATGCCTTTGAAGTTTGGATGAAGATGGGAAGCTCTTTTCACATCTGTCACATTTACACACTTTGTGTCTGCCGTGCCTATTTTTAGCGGAAGCCGAGAAAACGCAGCGCAGTACCTCCGGCTTATCAAAGAGCCTACCATCCGAGGAACCATACAGAGCATCACCTTTATTATCCAGCGAATCGTGGGTGGTTAGCAtgctctccccagccagcaTACCTTTCAAATGGATGCCCAAATCAGAAGGCTGTGGGTGCTCTTGCCAAGGGAGCGGCACAGCAAACGTTCTCTTCATCCGATTACCAAGTACCTTGCACATGTCAAGCTTGCTGCAGGAATCCTTGAGAGGTTTAGTGGAAGCATGCTGATCTGAACGTTGATCTTTAGTTGCAACCAGGTCAGGACTTTTAAAGTGACCCGATTTTGTACTTtttctgccagacagagagAAATCTGTTGCCCTTCCCCCAGTATGCTTCAGCTTCATTAGGACCTTATTCTTCATGCTGCCCGCCTGGCTGCACGCCGTCGCCCCGCTGTTTGAGCCTttgccatccttcaggtagcaTTTGTGCAAGTTTAGAACCTGCTCAGTTTCgaagcactgctcacacactgggCACTGGAAGGGTACAATGTAAATTGTGTGAACATCATGTGGGTCGTTCTCCCGCAGCTCACAAGCGTCAGCATTCTCAAAACTACTCCTCTTTCCTTCCGCCAGGCTGTACGGCCTGGGATATTTAAGACTCTTTGCTCTGTGTGCAATATTGGGGAAAGTCTTATTTCTGGCATGGAGCTGCTTGTGCTTTATGAGTTTGCTCTGTATTTTAAACCCTTTCTGacaaaagcagcactgaaaaggcctttcttctgtgtgtgtgagctgaTGGATTTTCAAGTGCGTCGACTGCCTGAAACATTTACCACACAGAGAACACTTATAAGGTTTCTGGCCGGTGTGAATAAGGAAGTGTCTTGCTAGTTTAGATCTTGATGGAAATGTCTTCTTACATGATTCACAAGCATgagttttcttcctccttctggcaCCATGTAGATGATCTCCTTTCAGACACTGATGCAGCATCCACCTCTCTTCAGTTGCGAAAGATTTCCAGCACGCAGAACACTGAAATGTGCCAGAAGTGACTCTGTCTTGCTCAGACTTCACAGAGCTTTCTGCTTGCTTGGTATCATTCTGACAGTTCTCATTATGAAGCTCCTGATGCTTTAAGAAAGTGATTAAGTTCTTGAAGTTTCTGTAACAAACAACACACTTAAAAGGCAGATTATGGGTTAACTGATGCCTCTCCAGGTGGACTAACTGCCTAAATGTTTTATGGCATAAGTGACACTCAAACGGCTTTTGACCAGTATGTATCAGAAAATGCCTAGCTAATTTTGATGGAGTCTCAAACTGTTTGTAGCAAATGTCACAAATGTATGGCTTTTTCTTGGGTATCCTGTCAGCTGTTACACGCTGCTGCACCTTTAACATTTTTACAACAGCAATTACAGCTTGCCTAGCGTTAGGGTCTTCAGACAGGTAGCTCAAGCGAAATCATCAATTGCATGCTAAGGTGGAAGGCTGTAGAAGCAGGAAATTTTCTTAGGAGAAAGATTCTTAAATCCCACAGGTCcctaaaataagaaaaagagtaTTATTTAGCCTATATTAACACATAATTGCCTAAGCTTGTCTCCTGTTTTCTATGTAAGAGACCCAAAAGCACCTAGATTAGAATGCTCCTGATTTAACTTAGCTTAAACCACTTTCTTTACATGAGAGTCATTAATCATCATGTTACAAGATATGGAAAGCCTGATTTCCAGAAGAAACAAGTTTAAGTCTTCTGTGCTGTAAATGCAGCTATATTTCCAAATATACAGTTCAGCTATATTATGCtatttatatattaaaaaagcCTATTCTtaagaaacaacaaacaccccccccccccaaatgaaaCCCACAAGAACTTATTGCAATAAACCTCTCTCCAACAGCAGTAATTCTAACTCCTAGACATAGTATTTATGAAGATCAGACAAAAAGAAGAACTAGGGATTCCTGGGCTTCAGAAATGGAAATTCAATGAGTACAGCACTAAGTTAGAAGTAAAAAATACTTAGTTTCAATGTAGGATTTAAGTTACTATTCACATTTCTGCTGCCCATCAACTGTATCCAGCAATGCAATAGAATAAGATAGATAGCTTTTACTCTCTCAAAATGGCAAATGCCAGAAGCAGTCAGGAAGAGCAACACTCTAAACAAACTATGAGCAGAACAAGGATAAGCCCCAGAATGAGAATGAGCACAGGCTGTGGTCACTATCCCACTACAGAGCCAGGAAGAGTATCAGTTGTGATACCTGACCATGCATACACTCTTAAGTCATCATCAATAAAGGCTGTTAACATAATTCATCCTAATGAATTTTGGAGTCCAAACCAAAGTCTTGAAATAGTTTTAATTTTGCTTGTATTTTTAACAGACAGAACACACCTGGGTGAGCTAAGCCATAAGGATTTAAAACCAAGTAGCAATAACTTCACAAGTACCTGAGTGCATAAAAAGTTATTGAAATACTCACAGGAACAGCTAGAAAGCACTCAAAGCAACCACTTTGCCCAAGCTATCCACTGTGGGGCTAACTCATGTTTAGATGGCCTCCAAAGTAGTCTTAacttctgctgcaggaggctccttGACCTtggcagggctcctgctccaATACATCACCCTCTCATGAAGCTTTACCTTGCTCTCAGCTGATCCTTTCTTTACCACAGTTATTTTCATTGTCCTTCCCTGCTGTGAACCTTGAAACTAAGTGTTCTCTGCCACAAATTTAAGTGCTCAaaatttcctctctctctgtttctggGAAACCTGGTTTTTCTATGTATAGCTTCTAGGCCcactgggaaagaaaataataaacccaacaaccaaccacaaagccaaacaaaaaataacccaaaacaaCACCCCACCAAAGCAAGAGAAAACCAATTTAATTGTCTCTGAATTAACTTCAATTGGTAAATTGCAGCATGCAACCATGGTATTATCTCTATCCCCTTATAAAAGGGGGAATGAATGAAGGAAGCAAACTTGAAAGCAACAGCATAATTGTTAGGACAATTTCTACTCACTATGATTTGTGGTGTTTTGATTCTACAACTCACAAGTTGTGTATTCTTTCTGCCTAccagaataaaaagaaatgacCTACTCAAGTGTCTCCAAAAGCCCTCTCCCTTCACAAAGAGTGAATTTCCCTAGTTTCAAAAACAATTCCAAAGTGTCTAAAAAGGCCATTAGTAGTGACTGCAAAGAATAAAAGCCTACCACAATGCAAAGCAAGTTACAGAGATTTGAGACACCTGCACAGAAGTCTGAAAATGTTTGCTGAAGCAAGATTTTTTCTTAAGCTTAATGGAAAGAaacctggccacctgggagggTCATTCGACCTCTAACAGATATGTTTCTGTATATAATCACAgggagctggactagatgaccttcacaggtcccttccaaaccaaaccatcctaggattcctgtgattctgtgtaactgTGGGCCTTATTAAACACCTGGATATCTACAAGtttgagcagagggctggagcacctctcctgtgaggagagactgaaggagtcagggctgttcagtctggagaaggctccgaggtgacctaattgtggccttccagtatctgaagggggcctacaagagggctggggagggacttctcaggatatcaggtagtgatagggctagggggaatggaatgaagctggaggtggggagattcaggctgaaggtgaggaggaagttcttcaccatgagagtggtgaagccctggaatgggttgtccagggaggtggctgaggccccagccctggaggtgtttaagcccaggctggataaggctctggccagcctgatctagtgtgaggt
Proteins encoded in this region:
- the ZNF770 gene encoding zinc finger protein 770; translation: MLKVQQRVTADRIPKKKPYICDICYKQFETPSKLARHFLIHTGQKPFECHLCHKTFRQLVHLERHQLTHNLPFKCVVCYRNFKNLITFLKHQELHNENCQNDTKQAESSVKSEQDRVTSGTFQCSACWKSFATEERWMLHQCLKGDHLHGARRRKKTHACESCKKTFPSRSKLARHFLIHTGQKPYKCSLCGKCFRQSTHLKIHQLTHTEERPFQCCFCQKGFKIQSKLIKHKQLHARNKTFPNIAHRAKSLKYPRPYSLAEGKRSSFENADACELRENDPHDVHTIYIVPFQCPVCEQCFETEQVLNLHKCYLKDGKGSNSGATACSQAGSMKNKVLMKLKHTGGRATDFSLSGRKSTKSGHFKSPDLVATKDQRSDQHASTKPLKDSCSKLDMCKVLGNRMKRTFAVPLPWQEHPQPSDLGIHLKGMLAGESMLTTHDSLDNKGDALYGSSDGRLFDKPEVLRCVFSASAKNRHGRHKVCKCDRCEKSFPSSSKLQRHYLTHTGQKPFGCNICGKAFRQSAHLKRHQLTHNGKRPYKSPARRVECENLNRLLNQQGDHIEFKPSLSPQTPSQPPSFQEFELVESNQTAEIKVEIKTEDFVIDTSSRDTQPYLCGKLVEEEQSHSTYLHEFSEGTKKSVIGSKFYQCSICYKAFKSPSKLERHYLMHAGQKPFPCLVCGKNFRQAPHLKRHHLIHSRESLKLSSTEQKPENILGLSKVDNGL